The DNA window TTTTCTTGGCCAGTAAAGATGTGGTTAGTAGTACCGGTTAAACATGGCTGGTTGATGGCAGTAGCATGAAACTACGTTAATTTTGAAGAGGAGGAAAAGGAATGGCTAGGGTAGAAAACAAAGTAGCATTAGTAACAGGTGGCGCTTCTGGAATTGGGCTTTCATCTGCAAGTTTATTAGCTAAAGAAGGCGCAAAAGTCGTCATTGCAGACTTTAATCTAGAAGGCGCGCAAGAAGCAGCAAAACAGATTAACGAACAAGGCGGTAATGCGCTAGGGATCTTCCTGGATGCAAGTAAAGAAAGTTCGATTCAAGAAGCTGTAGAGTATACGGTCGAACAGTACGGAAAAATCAATGTCTTGGTGAATAATGTTGGTGGAACCAACTTGAGAAAAGATATCGATGTGGTCAACTTGGATCTTGAAGAATGGGACCGCTTAATGGACTTGAATTTGAAGAGCGTGCTTCTAGGAAGCCGATTTGCGATTCCGCATATGATCAAAGATGGCGGCGGCGCAATTATTAATACCACGTCTATGGCAGGATTTGCAGGCGACTCTGTTCGTACAGCATACGGAGCATCAAAGGCGGGCGTCATTAACTTAACAAAATACATTGCCACTCAATACGGCAAGCAAAATATTCGGTGTAACGCAGTTGCGCCTGGACTGATTTTAACGCCAGCTGCTAAAAATAGTTTGTCTCCAGAACTGTTGGATACCTTTATGAGATACAACCAGTTACCTTACCACGGTGAGCCAGACGATATTGGAAATACGGTATTATTCCTAGCATCAGATGAATCGAAATTTATTACCGGTCAAACGATTAAAGTGGAAGGCGGACATTATTTAAGCAATCCGACCATTCCCGATTTTAAGGAGCAGATGAATGGTTAATACAACGGTCAAGCCAGAAGAAAAAGTAAAAGCAAGTAAAAGTAAAATTCATGCAGCTTGGTTGGTGCTGATTGGTCTTTGTATCATCGTCGCGTTTGGTAAAGGGGTAGTCAATAACTCGTCCGGTCTGTTCTTAACACCTGTTTCAAAAGAGTTGGGTATTGGTATTGGTGATTTAACCTTGTACATGAGTATATCTGCAGTTGTTACGATTATATTACTACCTGTTGCGGGTAAGTTAATGGCGAAATACGATATTCGTTTATTGTTGATTGTCGCGATTATTTTACAAGGTGGTTCGTTTGCGGCGTTCGGACTGATGAATTCAGTATGGGGCTGGTATATTTTGGCTGTTCCATTAGCGTTTGGTGCTATTTTTATTAACGTTATAGCAGGACCGGTTTTAATCAACCAATGGTTTAGAAAAAATAACGGATTGGCACTGGGCATTTTGACAGCAACTGGCGGGTTAATCGGTGCATTTGCACAGCCTGTTATTGGTTCATTAATCGTCAACCAAGGCTGGAGATACGGGTATATGGCAGTAGGGATTACAGCAATCATTGTCGTGATTCCCGTTACGCTCCTTCTTATTAAAAAATTATCTCAAAACAAAGGCTTGTATCCTTACGGCATGACGGACACGGAAATCGCCGACCAAGGATCTTCAAGTGAAACACAAAACGAAGGAATTGCGATGAGCGATGCGAAAAAATCGTCTTCGTTTTATGCATTGATGCTGTTTTTCTTCCTTATTACTTCCGTTGCGAGCTTTATGATGCACATTCCATCGTATATTGTCGATAAAGGCTTTACACAAGAATTTGCAGGAACCGCAATGGGTGTTTATATGTTAGGTGTGGTATTGGGTGCAATTATTATCGGAATGTTAAACGATAAAATTGGATCTCGAAACACGACCATTATGACGATGGGCTTAGGATTGATTTCGATTTCACTGTTATTGTTTGTGACTTCAAGCGCTACCGTTATTTTTGTTGCACTTGTGTTGTTTGCTTTTGTAACAAGTGGCATTGGAACGCTGACGCCATCATTGACACAAAGTTTGTTTGGTAATAAAGACTACAGCCAAATTTACTCTACTGCTTCACTAGGATTGGCGATTGCTGCAATCGTTGCCTTACCTGCTTACGGATACATCTTCCAATTTACAGGCAGCTACTCAGGTGGATTGTATACCATTCTTGTCATGTTAGTGCTCGCGATTGTAGCAGTTCTATACGCTTTCAAAGGAAAAGAAAAACTACTAGCAGCCGGTGCTTGGAAAAAATAAATAAGTGGAGAGGATATGGAATATTTTTTCCGGATAGGTCTTCTCTTTATGGTATGCTTGTTTCAAGTTGCGCCTAAAATATGTATAATAAGAGCCCCTAGCCAATAGGGGCTCTTATTTAGTAGAAAGCAGGGATTCATTAGCATGAGTGAACAAACTATTTTCGAAATTATACACAATATGGATAAAGTAACCGATAACTTAATTGTTCAGTGGAACAAATCATTTAATGAAGACTTGGGGGTTTCTCACATTTTGGTGCTCGCTCATTTGATGGTACACGGAAAAAGCTCTCCTTCGGATATTGCCAAAGAAGTAGGCTTAACTCCTCCAACGATTACCCATTTGGCAGAAAAGTTGATCAGTAAAAAGTTAGCCGTCCGAACAACGTCTGAATCCGATCGTCGAATGATTATTTTATCCATTACAGATAAAGGGGTAGAGATGGTCAAAAGAGCTAACAAAGAAGGTGTTACTTTGCGAAAAAAATTATTTGAAACCCTAACCACTGAAGAACGAGATCAGTTACTAAAAATTTACCGCAAATTAAGTAACTAAAGCGTTCCTGCAAGCAACGATACTTAAAAATGTAAAGGTGGCTCACTCTATGACAAGATTACCAATCATCATCGATACAGACCCAGGAATCGACGACGCAATGATGCTAACTTTAGCATTTGCTAATCGTGAAACACTGGACGTACGACTTGTTACCACGTGTTCAGGAAATATCTCTCAAGACAAGACAAATTACAACGCTCGTTCTTTTTTAAGTTATATCGGAGCCGACGTTGAAATTGCACGTGGATTGGAGCAGCCGATGTTCCGTGAACTCGAAGTAGCAGAAGACATTCACGGGGAAAGCGGCTTTGGCAATGTGCAGTTTCCAGCACCGACTTTACCAGTTAGTAAACGACCAGCTGTCACAGCCATGCTGGAAACGATTATGGCGAGTGATGAGAAAATCACCATTGTTGCAACAGGACCCCTAACCAATGTGGCGGCGTTATTGCTTGCGCACCCTGAAGTAAAACCAAAAATTGAGCGGATTTCCTGGATGGGTGGAGCGGCAGTAGGAGGTAATATGTCACCTACTGCGGAGTTTAATGCGTACGTCGATCCACACGCAGTAGAGATTGTGTTCCGTTCGGGTGTACCGGTTGTCATGAGTGGATTAGACGTCACTCATAAAGCGTTTGTCACAATCGACGAAGCAAAAAGCATTTTAAACATTGGTACGGAGTTTGCGGAGAAAGCTTATCATCTGGTGACGTATTATTTGGATGTCATCAAGAGAACCTCTTTCCATGAAGAAAATTACGATCAAGTGCTGCATTTCCATGATGTTTGCGCCGTTATGTATTTATTGAAACCGGAGTTTTTCGAAGGTCAGGACTGCTTTGTAGAAGTCGCTTTAGAAGGACTAGCAGCAGGTGCGACAGTCGTTGACTATACGAATCGTTCAGGGAAAACGCCAAATGTGCATGTTCTTCACAGCGTTAACCGCAAAGCATTCGTTGCAGAGTTTGTGAAGGCAGTAAAGGTTATTTCAGAACGACTTCAGTAGGTGTAGTTGACGTTATTTTTTAAGGTCATGTCTTTTTAGTTAAGGATCTGTCCCATACGCCGCTAAAATAAAGCAGACGGAGAAAAAGATGTTCTTTTTCTCCGTCTGTTTTTTGAATCGTGGGCGAGAATGTATAAAGGACTTGGCGATACGAGCTATTTTTAAAAGCTTGTGAGCCGGTGTCAGAATCCTGAACGCGGTGTGCATTTTTTTAGACAGTTAAGATAGATTGATTTTTAAATGAAAAAAGGGTATACCAATCATAAGAAAGTAGGGTGAAACGCAATGAACATTATCGTATTCGGTGCTACGGGTGGCGTAGGTCAATCGGTTGTCAAGCAAGCAGTAGAAAGTGGATTTGAGGTTACGGCATTTGTCCGAACACCAACGAAGTTACAAGTAACACACGAGAATTTAACTGTTGTCCAAGGAGATGCCTTTAACACAGCAGAAGTTTCAGCAGCCATTGCAGGGCATGATGCAGTTGTATCGTGCTTAGGCTCTAGTCAAGGAATGAAGCAGTCAACAGAACTTCAAGAGATGACAAAAAACATTGTCATAGGCATGGAGGACCACGGTGTGAAGCGCATTGTCTACACGGCATCTGCGGGTGTTCATAATGAACTCACAGGTGTCAGTGGAAAGCTAATCATGAAGATGCTGAAGAACCCGCTAATCGATCACCGAGCAGCTACAGATTTGATTCAAGAACACGGACTGACCTTTACCATTGTTCGACCGATGGGATTAACAAATGGCGCGTTTACAGGGCAGTACAAAGAAGCTACGACAGGTGTGCCGGATAAGTCGAAATCAATTCCTCGTGCGGATGTTGCGCATTTTATCGTCAAAGCCTTAAGCGATGCACAGTACGAAAACGCGTCGGTTGGAATTTCTAGTTAACGTGTTACGAACAAAAAGGGGGAGTAAAGATGATTACCGAAAAGGATTTAACGTATTTGCGACGTTGTGTAGAGTTGGCGGAAACCGCCCTTGAAAAAGGAGATGAGCCGTATGGGTCTATTCTTGTTTCGGTGGAGGGAGCCGTTCTTTTTGAAGACCATAACCACGTAGCAGGCGGCGATCATACCCAGCATCCGGAGTTTGCGATTGCACGCTGGGCCGCGAATCACTTGTCGCCGGAAGAACGGAGCACAGCGACGGTTTATACGTCAGGCGAACATTGTCCGATGTGTGCAGCAGCTCACGGATTGGTAGGTTTAGGAAGAATCGTCTATGCAAGCTCGTCACAGCAATCAGCTGAGTGGTTGAGTGAAATGGGTGCGACCGCTTCATCGCGTGTTCGAAGGTTAGCTATTGAAGAAGTTATTAAAGACACAGTTGTCGACGGTCCTGCTTCTGAACTGACAGAGCAGATGCGTGGACTTCATCAGAGAGCATTTGAAATGAAACGTTAAAACAAATAGTTGAGGTTAATGTAGGCATTTCTTTTTCACTTTTTGTTACTGTCTAATCATTGTTATAATAAGGGAGTATCAAAAGCGAACCTATCGCTTTGATGCTCTTTTGTCATGACATGGAGTTTATTAGTTAGGGAGTTGGAAATAGCAATGAATAAAAAAGAGATAGCCGATATCCGCAAACGATTTAAGTTAGATACAGATTTACTGAAAATTGGTGAAATTTATAATGTCTACATCCAACAAGAAAGCAGTGAAATCTATCACGAAGAGAGCCGCTCATTTTCTTTGTTAGACCGGGAACAACAAGAATTGTTTCTGGCCAATTTCAAAAAAGTTTTAGGCGGAAAGCTTGATGAAAAGCTGTTTGAAGTTAAATTTCAACCGCAAGAAGAAGGACAAGTAGATCATACACAACGACTCTTATATGAAGGACTTCAAGCAGACGAAGTTAGTGACTGGAAAACAAACATGCAGCGTATCGCCTTAAAAATGGTTGAAGACCACCCGTACGAAAAGGATATGGTCGTTACGTTTATTCGTGGCAACTATTTTAAGACGACCAAACGCAAGACGGACGAATCGGACATGGATTTCCGAGATGAAATGTACACCACTTCATTTATTCTTAGTAGCATGAACCAAACGGAACTGCCGAAAAGCTCCTTAGTGTTTGACTTTGCGGAGAAAGAATTTAAGTCCAATGTGCTAATGGATCCTGTTATTAAGCTATCTGCACCAATCGGGGGGTTCTTGTTCCCAAGTTTTACAGATAATGCGGCAGACATTAACCGTATTTTGTATGCTGCTGGTAAAACAAACAAACCGGATTATCAATTTATCGAAAATGTTCTAAATGGCGATGAAATTCTCACAGCTGAAGAAGAAAAGACCGTGTTTGAAGAAATTGTGAAAGCGGTCATTGGTGACGAAGTCAATTCGAGAACGCTTGCGGGTTTATATGATGAAATCAATCAAATGCTAGTCATCAAAGCAGAAAGTGATGACGAAGATGAGCAACCGCCTACTTTGGATGTCACAGAAGTTACGCGTGTACTAAAAGCAAGCGGTGTAAAAGATGTGAGCACGGAAAAGGTAGAAAGAGCGTTCCAAAGCGTAGTGGAAGACAAAACCTATGAAATGAAAGCAAGTCATATCGTGCCAAGTTATGCATCCAAATCCATCAAAATTAGCACCAAAGTAGCGGATATCGCCATCAGCCCTCAAGACTTACGTTACGTCAAACAAGTTAATTACGATGGCAAACGCTGTATCTTGATCGAGGTAGAAGAAGATACGATGATTGAGGGCTTTAAACTGATTTCGGAAGAGTTGTTGGAGTAAAAAAGTGCATGACTAACATGAACGAAATGCAAGTTAACAAAAGCAAAGATATCTACTTTTGTTAAATTTGGAATTTTTGATTTAATTTAAGGAGGCTATGAAACATTGGTTCTCTTGTTAGACGCTTATTACTGTTCAGTTTCCTTCTAGTTTAGTATAATTCTAATGTAAGAATTAATCTTCACTCAATCAATACACGTACGACTAGTTTTCATTATTCAATAGGAGGTTTTAAAAGATGGAAAACAATGAAGAAAAGCGCCACACTGCAGCAGGAGAAGGTCAATGCCCAGTAACAGGTGGCCATAAAGATAGTGCAATCACGACTTCAAACAAGCCAGGAAAAACACAAAACAAAGACTGGTGGCCAAACATGCTGAATGTCAACATTCTCCATCAGCATGACACTAAAACAAATCCTCTAGGAGAGGCATTTGATTACAAAGCAGAATTCGAGAAATTGGATTATGAGGCATTAAAGCAAGATTTGCACAAAGTCATGACAGATAGCCAAGACTGGTGGCCAGCGGATTATGGTCATTACGGCGGGTTATTCATCCGTATGTCATGGCACGATGCAGGTACTTACCGAACTGCAGACGGTCGCGGAGGCGGTTCTACTGGAAACCAACGTTTTGCGCCATTAAATAGCTGGCCAGATAA is part of the Planococcus kocurii genome and encodes:
- a CDS encoding SDR family NAD(P)-dependent oxidoreductase, whose protein sequence is MARVENKVALVTGGASGIGLSSASLLAKEGAKVVIADFNLEGAQEAAKQINEQGGNALGIFLDASKESSIQEAVEYTVEQYGKINVLVNNVGGTNLRKDIDVVNLDLEEWDRLMDLNLKSVLLGSRFAIPHMIKDGGGAIINTTSMAGFAGDSVRTAYGASKAGVINLTKYIATQYGKQNIRCNAVAPGLILTPAAKNSLSPELLDTFMRYNQLPYHGEPDDIGNTVLFLASDESKFITGQTIKVEGGHYLSNPTIPDFKEQMNG
- a CDS encoding MFS transporter, whose amino-acid sequence is MVNTTVKPEEKVKASKSKIHAAWLVLIGLCIIVAFGKGVVNNSSGLFLTPVSKELGIGIGDLTLYMSISAVVTIILLPVAGKLMAKYDIRLLLIVAIILQGGSFAAFGLMNSVWGWYILAVPLAFGAIFINVIAGPVLINQWFRKNNGLALGILTATGGLIGAFAQPVIGSLIVNQGWRYGYMAVGITAIIVVIPVTLLLIKKLSQNKGLYPYGMTDTEIADQGSSSETQNEGIAMSDAKKSSSFYALMLFFFLITSVASFMMHIPSYIVDKGFTQEFAGTAMGVYMLGVVLGAIIIGMLNDKIGSRNTTIMTMGLGLISISLLLFVTSSATVIFVALVLFAFVTSGIGTLTPSLTQSLFGNKDYSQIYSTASLGLAIAAIVALPAYGYIFQFTGSYSGGLYTILVMLVLAIVAVLYAFKGKEKLLAAGAWKK
- a CDS encoding MarR family winged helix-turn-helix transcriptional regulator, which gives rise to MSEQTIFEIIHNMDKVTDNLIVQWNKSFNEDLGVSHILVLAHLMVHGKSSPSDIAKEVGLTPPTITHLAEKLISKKLAVRTTSESDRRMIILSITDKGVEMVKRANKEGVTLRKKLFETLTTEERDQLLKIYRKLSN
- a CDS encoding nucleoside hydrolase, producing the protein MTRLPIIIDTDPGIDDAMMLTLAFANRETLDVRLVTTCSGNISQDKTNYNARSFLSYIGADVEIARGLEQPMFRELEVAEDIHGESGFGNVQFPAPTLPVSKRPAVTAMLETIMASDEKITIVATGPLTNVAALLLAHPEVKPKIERISWMGGAAVGGNMSPTAEFNAYVDPHAVEIVFRSGVPVVMSGLDVTHKAFVTIDEAKSILNIGTEFAEKAYHLVTYYLDVIKRTSFHEENYDQVLHFHDVCAVMYLLKPEFFEGQDCFVEVALEGLAAGATVVDYTNRSGKTPNVHVLHSVNRKAFVAEFVKAVKVISERLQ
- a CDS encoding NAD(P)-dependent oxidoreductase, producing the protein MNIIVFGATGGVGQSVVKQAVESGFEVTAFVRTPTKLQVTHENLTVVQGDAFNTAEVSAAIAGHDAVVSCLGSSQGMKQSTELQEMTKNIVIGMEDHGVKRIVYTASAGVHNELTGVSGKLIMKMLKNPLIDHRAATDLIQEHGLTFTIVRPMGLTNGAFTGQYKEATTGVPDKSKSIPRADVAHFIVKALSDAQYENASVGISS
- a CDS encoding nucleoside deaminase, with protein sequence MITEKDLTYLRRCVELAETALEKGDEPYGSILVSVEGAVLFEDHNHVAGGDHTQHPEFAIARWAANHLSPEERSTATVYTSGEHCPMCAAAHGLVGLGRIVYASSSQQSAEWLSEMGATASSRVRRLAIEEVIKDTVVDGPASELTEQMRGLHQRAFEMKR
- a CDS encoding DUF4317 domain-containing protein, with amino-acid sequence MNKKEIADIRKRFKLDTDLLKIGEIYNVYIQQESSEIYHEESRSFSLLDREQQELFLANFKKVLGGKLDEKLFEVKFQPQEEGQVDHTQRLLYEGLQADEVSDWKTNMQRIALKMVEDHPYEKDMVVTFIRGNYFKTTKRKTDESDMDFRDEMYTTSFILSSMNQTELPKSSLVFDFAEKEFKSNVLMDPVIKLSAPIGGFLFPSFTDNAADINRILYAAGKTNKPDYQFIENVLNGDEILTAEEEKTVFEEIVKAVIGDEVNSRTLAGLYDEINQMLVIKAESDDEDEQPPTLDVTEVTRVLKASGVKDVSTEKVERAFQSVVEDKTYEMKASHIVPSYASKSIKISTKVADIAISPQDLRYVKQVNYDGKRCILIEVEEDTMIEGFKLISEELLE